The following nucleotide sequence is from Phycisphaerales bacterium.
AAGCCGGGCAAATACCGCTTCAATCCCAAACTCTACCGCATCGAGAAAGTCGCGGTGACGAACATTCAAAAGGCCACGGTCGGCGTCGTCAAGTCCAACGTCGGCGACCTGGCCACCCAGGGCGACCGCACGCTGGTCCAGCAGGGCCAGCGCGGTATCTGGACGACGCCGCTCATGCCGGACAAACTCTACCTCAACACCAAGGCCTACGAGGTGACCGTCATCTCTACCAAGGAGCGCATTCTCCGCTACACCAAGGGCCATGCCGCCGGCGAAGAAACGGAGATTATTGTGCGAACGAGCGACGGCTTCACCTTCCCGGTGGACGTTCGCATCAAGTACGCGATCCGCCCCGAGGATGCGCCACTCGTCGTGTCAAAGGTCGGCGATGATCAGGAGGGCCTGCGCGATGTCTTGAATTCGGCAGTTCGCGCCATCTTCCGCAACAACGCCGAGAGCGTCAAGGCGCTCGACTACGTCCAGCAGCGCAGCCATCAAGAGCAGCAGTCGATGACCATGCTTCAGGAAGAAATGCGCAAGATCGGCGTCACCGTTTCCTCCGTGGCCATCGGCGACGTGGGTGACGAGGACTCGCTGGGAAATCTGCTCAAGACTCAGACCGATCGCGAGATCGCGGTGCAGGAGCAGGAGACCTACCGCGAACAGCAGAGGGCTGCCGAGCAGAAGAAGGAGTTGACGCGCACCGAGCAGGAAGCCGAGGAAGAACGCCGCCTGGCCACGGCGAGTTATGAAGTGCAGATCGCCGAGCAGCAGAAGGAGCGCCGGATCATCGAGGCCAACGCCGAAGCCGAGGCGATCAAGATCAAGGCAGGCGCTCAGGCGGACGCCTACAAACTCGTGGCGGCCCAGATCGGCCAGGGCAACGCAGCGCTCGTCGAACTGCTCCGCATCATCGGCGAGAGCGGCATCAACATCACGCCGCGCGTCATGGTCGTCGGGAACACGGGAATGGGCGCGGGCGCATCGACGGAAACCACCGCTCTCATAGGAACGATGCTCGACTCAATGCTCGACAAGACGCCCGAAGCGCCGACCGTCCGCCAGGTGAGCAACAGTGACGCGGGGAATTGACGGGCGCCGTCAGTCACCGCCGACGCTGGCCGAGCCTCCGCAGGCGAGGCACTGCTCGATGGCTGAATCGCGATCCTGAGCCGTGGCGAAGGTGCGGCTGCGGGCGATGGGCACGCGGCCGCGCGCATTGAGAGTGAAGAAGAACTGGCCGCCCGGCGCTGCATGGCGCGTGTATTGGGCCCGGACGGCTGCGTTCGTGCAGCACAGGTCGATACCCTGCCGCACCGAATCATGCGAATCGTGTTCGACGAGGCTCACCAGAAGCACCTCACCGTCGTCGGAAAGAAGACTGAAGTGGAACCGACCATCATCCGTACGATTGACAACGTAGTTTCCCATGATGGAGCGCTCGCAGAAGCGCGCGCATAACCCGTCTTTCGTTCAGTGTGGATGTCCGCCTGAGGCTAGATGGAGCCCGTTCACCCGCCACACCGCAAATGCCCTTAACCGATGGAGGCGTTTTGCGATCCGCGGCCTGCGAAAAAGTCGCGCGCTTCGAAGATGCTTGCCGAAAGCGTGTTACACGTGTCTCGGCGCGGGGCAGCGGCTCGCATGGGTGAAACTGAGGCGGCGAAATGCGCTGCCTCGGGCGCGATGGTCCCTCCATCTCGCGCCACAGCCCGCCGCGCTAGGATTCTTTCCGGTGCCCCCGGCCCGGCGGGTACGTCCGCAGCCAGGGCCTGAGCCCATTTTTCCGACGGAGAACCCGACCGGCATGCTCACACGCACGAAGGACACGCGAGCCGCAGACGACGCGCTGCGTCAGGCCATGGAGGCATTTGAGCGGCAGGCCGCGGAGATCCGCCTCGGCGGAGGGCACAAAGCCATCGAACGCCAGCACGAGCGCGGCCGTCTCACCGCCCGCGAGAGGATCGAATTGCTCGTCGATCGGCCCGGCCGCGGCAACGGACAATTCGTCGAACTCGGCCTGTTCGCTGCTTGGGGCATGTACCGCGAGTACGGCGGCGCGCCGGCTGCGGGAGTGGTCACCGGCATCGGGCCCGTGGACGGCCGGTTGTGCATGATCATCGCCAACGACGCCACCGTAAAGGCCGGCGCGTTCTTCCCGATGACCTGCAAGAAGATCATCCGGGCGCAGATGATCGCCCGGCAGGCGCGCTTGCCGCTCATCTATCTCGTGGACTCGGCCGGCGTCTTTTTGCCGCTGCAGGAAGACGTGTTCCCCGACACCGACGACTTCGGCCGCATCTTCCGCAACAACGCGGTGATCAGCGCCGAAGGCATCGTGCAGATGGCGGCCATCATGGGCAACTGCGTCGCCGGCGGCGGCTACCTGCCCGTGCTCTGCGATACGCTGCTCATGACCGACGGCAGTGGGCTCTACCTTGCCGGCCCGGCGCTCGTCAAGGCCGCGATCGGACAGAACGTCGATCACGAATCGCTCGGCGGCGCCGAGATGCACGCGGCGGTCAGCGGCACGATCGACTACCACGAGAAGACCGACGAAGACTGCCTGCGCCGGCTGCGCTCGCTCATGGAGGCGGTGCAGAGCGTGAGCCCGCCAGCCGATCCGCCCAACCCCGCTGTCGCGCCGGCGCGGCGCGGCGAGGATGTCTACGCCATCTATCGCGATAGCCCGGCCGACCAGTACGGCATGAACGAACTGCTCGACTGCATCGTCGATGCCGGAACGAGCAACGAGTACAAAGCCGAATACGGGCCGTCGATCATCTGCACCTACACGCGCATCGGCGGTTGGCCGTGCGGCATCGTGGCCAATCAGCGCAAACTGACCAAGAGCGCCAACGTCGGCGCCCAGATGCCCGCCGTGATCTACCACGAGAGCGCCGACAAAGCCGCACGCTTCATCATGGACTGCAACCAGAAGCGGCTGCCGATCATCTTTGTCAACGACACCACGGGCTTCATGGTGGGGCGCGACAGCGAGCAGAGCGGCATCATCCGCAGCGGCGCGAAG
It contains:
- a CDS encoding acyl-CoA carboxylase subunit beta; protein product: MLTRTKDTRAADDALRQAMEAFERQAAEIRLGGGHKAIERQHERGRLTARERIELLVDRPGRGNGQFVELGLFAAWGMYREYGGAPAAGVVTGIGPVDGRLCMIIANDATVKAGAFFPMTCKKIIRAQMIARQARLPLIYLVDSAGVFLPLQEDVFPDTDDFGRIFRNNAVISAEGIVQMAAIMGNCVAGGGYLPVLCDTLLMTDGSGLYLAGPALVKAAIGQNVDHESLGGAEMHAAVSGTIDYHEKTDEDCLRRLRSLMEAVQSVSPPADPPNPAVAPARRGEDVYAIYRDSPADQYGMNELLDCIVDAGTSNEYKAEYGPSIICTYTRIGGWPCGIVANQRKLTKSANVGAQMPAVIYHESADKAARFIMDCNQKRLPIIFVNDTTGFMVGRDSEQSGIIRSGAKMVNAMSNCVVPKIALIVGNSYGAGNYAMCGRAFDPFLTYGWPGAKFAVMGANQAAGVLAQIQLAALERRGEIVDEKERHEVLAAVKASYSEQADIRYGAARGWVDRLIAPHETRREMIDALRIASKCPIDREFKTGVLQV